The following are encoded together in the Acidovorax sp. KKS102 genome:
- a CDS encoding DUF2818 family protein, giving the protein MSLTGSVWLVIVAALIAANLPFINQRWLVVGPAAAHGKPLVGRLAELILLYFLVGGLALLLERRAGQIAPQGWEFYAITGTMFLTLAFPGFVYRYLLRRHG; this is encoded by the coding sequence GTGTCACTCACCGGATCGGTCTGGCTCGTGATTGTGGCGGCGTTGATCGCCGCCAACCTGCCGTTCATCAACCAGCGGTGGTTGGTGGTGGGGCCTGCAGCGGCTCACGGCAAGCCCTTGGTCGGACGGTTGGCTGAACTGATCCTGTTGTATTTTTTGGTGGGCGGTCTGGCCTTGCTGCTGGAGCGGCGTGCAGGCCAGATTGCACCCCAGGGATGGGAGTTCTACGCCATCACCGGCACCATGTTTCTGACGCTGGCCTTTCCCGGCTTCGTCTACCGGTATCTGCTGCGTCGCCACGGGTGA
- a CDS encoding DUF1178 family protein, whose product MKVLDLQCQHGHVFEGWFGSEDDFQSQKQRGLVQCPLCADIRIDKRLSAPRLNLGAREPTAAPVTPSGASSVSHAASDTPVEGSTLPPALQAAWLQLARKVIANTEDVGPRFADEARRMHHGEIQERAIRGQATAQEALQLLDEGIAVMPLPLPAAAKETLQ is encoded by the coding sequence ATGAAGGTACTGGATCTCCAATGTCAGCACGGCCATGTCTTTGAAGGCTGGTTTGGTTCTGAAGATGACTTTCAGAGCCAAAAGCAGCGCGGCCTGGTGCAGTGCCCTTTGTGCGCGGACATCCGCATTGACAAGCGTCTGAGCGCGCCGCGCCTGAATCTGGGTGCCCGCGAGCCCACTGCGGCCCCAGTGACTCCTTCCGGTGCATCGTCCGTTTCACACGCTGCTTCCGATACACCGGTCGAGGGATCGACGCTCCCACCCGCGCTACAGGCAGCCTGGCTGCAGCTGGCCCGCAAAGTCATTGCGAATACGGAGGATGTAGGCCCCCGTTTTGCCGACGAAGCCCGGCGCATGCACCACGGCGAGATCCAGGAGCGTGCCATCCGTGGTCAGGCCACCGCGCAAGAGGCATTGCAGCTCCTGGACGAGGGCATTGCCGTCATGCCGTTGCCCCTGCCAGCGGCAGCCAAGGAAACCTTGCAGTAG